One part of the Sciurus carolinensis chromosome 4, mSciCar1.2, whole genome shotgun sequence genome encodes these proteins:
- the LOC124982053 gene encoding cytochrome P450 2D14-like isoform X1, which translates to MGLLTGDALWTLGVAMAIFLLLVDLMHRRQRWAARYPPGPMPLPGLGNLLQIDFQNMTNSFQKLRFRFGDVFSLQLAWKPAIVLNGLAAVREALVNHSEDTSDRPWMPIYEHLGLGPHSQGVIMATYGPAWREQRRFSVSTMRNFGLGKKSLERWVTEEASCLCTAFDNEAGHPFSPRTLLNKAVCNVISSLIYAHRFEYDDQRLTKILDLLEDLLKEESGLVPMVLNVVPVLLRIPGLPGRVFPAQKAFMALLDELLTEHRMTRDPAQPPRDLTDAFLAEVEKAKGNPESSFNDENLRIVVADLFTAGMVTTSTTLAWALLLMILHPDVQRRVQQEIDEVIGQVRPPEMGDQARMPFTMAVIHEVQRFGDIVPLGVPHLTTRDIELQGFFIPKGTTLVTNLSSVLKDETVWERPLRFHPGHFLDAQGCFVKREAFMPFSAALHLLGARWTAPAQRPWSVWCHGDPTPLPTVCCAPLEEAADPHPAPRRALTFNKAVLSCLAPCF; encoded by the exons ATGGGGCTGCTCACCGGGGATGCACTGTGGACCCTGGGTGTGGCCATGGCCATCTTCCTGCTCCTGGTGGACCTGATGCACCGGCGCCAACGCTGGGCTGCTCGCTACCCACCAGGCCCCATGccactgcctgggctgggcaacCTGCTGCAGATTGACTTCCAGAACATGACAAACTCCTTCCAAAAG CTGCGGTTCCGCTTTGGCGACGTGTTCAGCCTGCAGCTGGCCTGGAAGCCTGCCATAGTGCTCAACGGGCTGGCAGCTGTGCGGGAGGCGCTGGTGAACCACAGCGAGGACACCTCGGACCGCCCGTGGATGCCAATCTATGAGCACCTGGGCTTGGGACCGCATTCTCAAG GGGTGATCATGGCAACCTATGGTCCTGCCTGGCGTGAGCAGCGGCGCTTCTCCGTGTCCACCATGCGCAACTTTGGCCTGGGCAAGAAGTCCCTGGAGCGGTGGGTGACCGAGGAGGCCAGCTGCCTCTGTACAGCCTTTGACAACGAAGCCG GACACCCCTTTAGCCCCAGAACCCTCCTGAACAAGGCAGTGTGCAACGTgatctcctccctcatctatgcCCACCGCTTCGAGTATGATGACCAGCGCTTGACCAAGATACTGGACCTTCTGGAGGACCTGCTAAAGGAGGAATCCGGCTTGGTGCCTATG GTGCTGAATGTGGTCCCAGTGCTCCTGCGCATCCCAGGGCTGCCTGGCAGGGTCTTCCCTGCACAGAAGGCCTTCATGGCCCTGTTGGACGAGCTGTTGACAGAGCACAGGATGACCCGAGACCCAGCCCAGCCACCCCGAGACCTGACTGACGCCTTCCTGGCTGAGGTGGAGAAG GCCAAGGGGAACCCTGAGAGCAGCTTCAATGATGAGAACCTGCGCATAGTGGTGGCTGACCTGTTCACGGCAGGGATGGTGACCACCTCGACCACGCTGGCCTGGGCCCTCCTGCTCATGATCCTGCACCCGGATGTGCAGC GCCGCGTCCAACAGGAGATTGATGAGGTGATAGGGCAGGTGCGGCCGCCAGAGATGGGGGACCAGGCCCGCATGCCCTTCACCATGGCCGTGATTCACGAGGTGCAGCGTTTTGGGGACATCGTCCCACTGGGTGTGCCCCACTTGACAACCCGGGACATCGAATTGCAGGGCTTCTTCATCCCCAAG GGGACGACGCTCGTCACCAACCTGTCATCTGTGCTGAAGGATGAGACCGTCTGGGAGAGGCCCCTCCGCTTCCACCCTGGACACTTCCTGGATGCCCAGGGCTGCTTTGTGAAGCGGGAGGCCTTCATGCCTTTCTCAGCAG CGCTTCACCTTCTCGGTGCCCGCTGGACAGCCCCGGCCCAGCGACCATGGAGTGTTTGGTGCCATGGTGACCCCACCCCCCTACCAACTGTGTGCTGTGCCCCGCTAGAGGAGGCGGCagacccccaccctgcccccagaCGGGCTCTGACGTTCAATAAAGCAGTGTTGTCCTGCCTCGCCCCTTGTTTCTGA
- the LOC124982053 gene encoding cytochrome P450 2D14-like isoform X2 — translation MGLLTGDALWTLGVAMAIFLLLVDLMHRRQRWAARYPPGPMPLPGLGNLLQIDFQNMTNSFQKLRFRFGDVFSLQLAWKPAIVLNGLAAVREALVNHSEDTSDRPWMPIYEHLGLGPHSQGVIMATYGPAWREQRRFSVSTMRNFGLGKKSLERWVTEEASCLCTAFDNEAGHPFSPRTLLNKAVCNVISSLIYAHRFEYDDQRLTKILDLLEDLLKEESGLVPMVLNVVPVLLRIPGLPGRVFPAQKAFMALLDELLTEHRMTRDPAQPPRDLTDAFLAEVEKAKGNPESSFNDENLRIVVADLFTAGMVTTSTTLAWALLLMILHPDVQRRVQQEIDEVIGQVRPPEMGDQARMPFTMAVIHEVQRFGDIVPLGVPHLTTRDIELQGFFIPKGTTLVTNLSSVLKDETVWERPLRFHPGHFLDAQGCFVKREAFMPFSAGRRACLGEPLARMELFLFFTCLLQRFTFSVPAGQPRPSDHGVFGAMVTPPPYQLCAVPR, via the exons ATGGGGCTGCTCACCGGGGATGCACTGTGGACCCTGGGTGTGGCCATGGCCATCTTCCTGCTCCTGGTGGACCTGATGCACCGGCGCCAACGCTGGGCTGCTCGCTACCCACCAGGCCCCATGccactgcctgggctgggcaacCTGCTGCAGATTGACTTCCAGAACATGACAAACTCCTTCCAAAAG CTGCGGTTCCGCTTTGGCGACGTGTTCAGCCTGCAGCTGGCCTGGAAGCCTGCCATAGTGCTCAACGGGCTGGCAGCTGTGCGGGAGGCGCTGGTGAACCACAGCGAGGACACCTCGGACCGCCCGTGGATGCCAATCTATGAGCACCTGGGCTTGGGACCGCATTCTCAAG GGGTGATCATGGCAACCTATGGTCCTGCCTGGCGTGAGCAGCGGCGCTTCTCCGTGTCCACCATGCGCAACTTTGGCCTGGGCAAGAAGTCCCTGGAGCGGTGGGTGACCGAGGAGGCCAGCTGCCTCTGTACAGCCTTTGACAACGAAGCCG GACACCCCTTTAGCCCCAGAACCCTCCTGAACAAGGCAGTGTGCAACGTgatctcctccctcatctatgcCCACCGCTTCGAGTATGATGACCAGCGCTTGACCAAGATACTGGACCTTCTGGAGGACCTGCTAAAGGAGGAATCCGGCTTGGTGCCTATG GTGCTGAATGTGGTCCCAGTGCTCCTGCGCATCCCAGGGCTGCCTGGCAGGGTCTTCCCTGCACAGAAGGCCTTCATGGCCCTGTTGGACGAGCTGTTGACAGAGCACAGGATGACCCGAGACCCAGCCCAGCCACCCCGAGACCTGACTGACGCCTTCCTGGCTGAGGTGGAGAAG GCCAAGGGGAACCCTGAGAGCAGCTTCAATGATGAGAACCTGCGCATAGTGGTGGCTGACCTGTTCACGGCAGGGATGGTGACCACCTCGACCACGCTGGCCTGGGCCCTCCTGCTCATGATCCTGCACCCGGATGTGCAGC GCCGCGTCCAACAGGAGATTGATGAGGTGATAGGGCAGGTGCGGCCGCCAGAGATGGGGGACCAGGCCCGCATGCCCTTCACCATGGCCGTGATTCACGAGGTGCAGCGTTTTGGGGACATCGTCCCACTGGGTGTGCCCCACTTGACAACCCGGGACATCGAATTGCAGGGCTTCTTCATCCCCAAG GGGACGACGCTCGTCACCAACCTGTCATCTGTGCTGAAGGATGAGACCGTCTGGGAGAGGCCCCTCCGCTTCCACCCTGGACACTTCCTGGATGCCCAGGGCTGCTTTGTGAAGCGGGAGGCCTTCATGCCTTTCTCAGCAG GCCGCCGCGCGTGCCTCGGGGAGCCCCTGGCCCGCATGgagctcttcctcttcttcacctGCCTCCTGCAGCGCTTCACCTTCTCGGTGCCCGCTGGACAGCCCCGGCCCAGCGACCATGGAGTGTTTGGTGCCATGGTGACCCCACCCCCCTACCAACTGTGTGCTGTGCCCCGCTAG